Proteins from one Juglans microcarpa x Juglans regia isolate MS1-56 chromosome 6S, Jm3101_v1.0, whole genome shotgun sequence genomic window:
- the LOC121236719 gene encoding glutathione S-transferase 2-like isoform X2, whose amino-acid sequence MMASGSGDKNQLKLYSYHRSSCSYRVRTALNLKGLKYEYKAVDLLKGEQFSPEFTELNPIGYVPVLVDGEIIVSDSFAIIMYLEEKYPQHPLLPQDLQKIGINYQAANIVSSSIQPFQNLATLKYIEEKVGPGEDLSWAKHHITKGFAALEKLLKGHAGRYATGDEVFLVWLSAPSVCMPVWLHIV is encoded by the exons ATGATG GCGAGTGGAAGTGGTGATAAGAATCAACTGAAACTGTATTCGTACCATAGGAGCTCTTGCTCCTACCGTGTCCGTACTGCCCtcaatttgaaag GGTTGAAATACGAGTATAAAGCAGTTGACTTGTTGAAGGGAGAGCAATTCAGTCCAG AGTTTACAGAGCTCAATCCTATTGGCTACGTGCCAGTGCTCGTGGATGGGGAAATCATAGTTTCCGACTCTTTCGCCATCATAATG TATTTAGAAGAGAAATATCCTCAGCATCCATTGTTGCCTCAAGATCTTCAGAAAATAGGCATCAATTACCAG GCTGCCAATATTGTTTCCTCAAGCATACAGCCTTTTCAAAATTTAGCTACACTG AAATACATTGAGGAGAAAGTTGGTCCTGGTGAGGACCTTTCCTGGGCTAAGCATCATATTACAAAAGGCTTTGCAG CACTTGAAAAGTTACTAAAGGGCCATGCAGGAAGATATGCAACTGGAGATGAAGTTTTCCTGGTTTGGCTTTCTGCTCCATCTGTTTGCATGCCAGTATGGTTGCATATAGTGTAG